A stretch of Anaeromyxobacter dehalogenans 2CP-1 DNA encodes these proteins:
- a CDS encoding adenosine-specific kinase produces MELAAVRIEKPEDVNVVVGQAHFIKTIEDLHEALAQSAPALRFGIAFCEASGPRLVRRSGNAPDLVDLAVRNAQAIGAGHAFVVLLREGFPVSVLNALKAVPEVCGVFCATANDVEVLVAQTATGRGIVGVVDGGSPLGVEAEADVAERKALLRRFGYKL; encoded by the coding sequence ATGGAGCTCGCCGCGGTCCGCATCGAGAAGCCGGAGGACGTGAACGTGGTGGTGGGCCAGGCCCACTTCATCAAGACGATCGAGGACCTGCACGAGGCGCTGGCGCAGAGCGCGCCCGCGCTGCGCTTCGGGATCGCGTTCTGCGAGGCGTCCGGGCCGCGGCTGGTGCGGCGGTCCGGGAACGCGCCGGACCTGGTGGACCTCGCGGTCCGCAACGCGCAGGCGATCGGCGCCGGGCACGCGTTCGTGGTGCTGCTGCGGGAAGGCTTCCCGGTGAGCGTCCTGAACGCGCTGAAGGCGGTGCCGGAGGTGTGCGGCGTGTTCTGCGCCACCGCGAACGACGTGGAGGTGCTGGTGGCGCAGACCGCGACCGGGCGCGGCATCGTGGGCGTGGTGGACGGCGGGTCGCCGCTCGGGGTCGAGGCCGAGGCCGACGTGGCCGAGCGGAAGGCGCTGCTGCGGCGGTTCGGCTACAAGCTGTGA
- a CDS encoding HPF/RaiA family ribosome-associated protein — METPLQLAWIHVEPSEPLAERVREAVRRLERFHGRITGCTVALEAPSRHHRNTGAQYRVRIEVRFPGGRAVVGRAPPRSRDRADLYTAVNAAFRDVRRQLEDRQRRMDGRVKAHESPPRGVVARIFHGEGFGFLRTPDDREIYFDARSVLRGGFGRLEIGSPVRFVEEPGEEGPQASTVALLRRRAPGPAAPTQP; from the coding sequence ATGGAGACTCCGCTGCAGCTGGCGTGGATTCACGTGGAGCCCTCGGAGCCGCTGGCCGAGCGCGTGCGCGAGGCGGTGCGGCGGCTCGAGCGATTCCACGGGCGCATCACCGGGTGCACGGTCGCGCTGGAGGCGCCCAGCCGTCATCACCGCAACACCGGCGCCCAGTACCGGGTCCGCATCGAGGTGAGGTTCCCGGGGGGCCGCGCGGTGGTGGGCCGCGCGCCGCCCAGGAGCCGCGACCGCGCCGACCTGTACACGGCCGTGAACGCCGCGTTCCGCGACGTGCGGCGCCAGCTCGAGGACCGGCAGCGCCGCATGGACGGCCGCGTGAAGGCGCACGAGTCGCCGCCGCGCGGGGTGGTCGCGCGGATCTTCCACGGCGAAGGCTTCGGCTTCCTGCGGACGCCGGACGACCGCGAGATCTACTTCGACGCCCGGAGCGTGCTGCGCGGAGGCTTCGGCCGCCTGGAGATCGGCAGCCCGGTGCGCTTCGTGGAGGAGCCCGGCGAGGAGGGGCCGCAGGCGAGCACGGTCGCGCTCCTGCGCCGGCGCGCGCCCGGGCCCGCGGCGCCGACGCAGCCCTGA
- a CDS encoding YceI family protein, with protein sequence MKKLLPAALALALAPALAFAAPSTWTLDASHSNAGFAVKHLVISTVRGTFTTLSGKLVLDEANLAKSTVEATIDVNSIDTQVPDRDTHLKSPDFFDVAKYPTITFKSTKVSKAGKDGLKVTGDLTMHGVTRPVTLDVTASPEVKGMGGETRRGYAATTKVDRKDFGLVWNKMVEAGPAVGDQVTITLDLEVVKDQPKTASK encoded by the coding sequence ATGAAGAAGCTCCTCCCCGCGGCCCTCGCCCTCGCCCTGGCCCCGGCGCTCGCCTTCGCGGCGCCCAGCACCTGGACGCTCGACGCGTCCCACTCGAACGCCGGCTTCGCCGTGAAGCACCTCGTCATCTCCACCGTGCGCGGCACGTTCACCACGCTCTCCGGCAAGCTGGTGCTGGACGAGGCGAACCTGGCGAAGTCCACGGTCGAGGCCACCATCGACGTGAACAGCATCGACACGCAGGTCCCGGATCGCGACACGCACCTCAAGTCGCCCGACTTCTTCGACGTCGCGAAGTACCCGACCATCACGTTCAAGTCCACCAAGGTCTCGAAGGCCGGCAAGGACGGCCTGAAGGTCACCGGCGACCTCACCATGCACGGCGTGACCCGCCCGGTGACGCTCGACGTGACCGCCTCGCCGGAGGTGAAGGGCATGGGCGGCGAGACGCGCCGCGGCTACGCCGCCACCACCAAGGTGGACCGCAAGGACTTCGGGCTGGTGTGGAACAAGATGGTCGAGGCCGGCCCCGCCGTGGGCGACCAGGTCACCATCACGCTCGACCTCGAGGTCGTGAAGGATCAGCCGAAGACGGCGTCGAAGTAG
- the pdxH gene encoding pyridoxamine 5'-phosphate oxidase, with amino-acid sequence MPLPPSAAPDPIARFRDALARAAAASPHDATAAALATADAHGAPSVRMVLVKSADARGFAFFTNRESRKARDLAANPRAALCFHWPALEEQVRVEGAVTPLPDAEADAYFRSRPRESRLGAWASRQSAPLGDRAELEAAVRAVEARFPGDDLPRPPFWGGYLVAPERIEFWRSGPGRLHHRTVYVRRGDGWEVGALQP; translated from the coding sequence ATGCCCCTCCCGCCGAGCGCCGCCCCCGACCCCATCGCCCGCTTCCGCGACGCGCTCGCCCGCGCCGCGGCCGCCTCGCCGCACGACGCGACCGCCGCCGCGCTCGCCACCGCGGACGCGCACGGTGCACCGTCGGTGCGGATGGTGCTGGTGAAGTCCGCCGACGCCCGCGGCTTCGCGTTCTTCACGAACCGGGAGAGCCGCAAGGCGCGCGACCTCGCCGCGAACCCGCGCGCCGCGCTCTGCTTCCACTGGCCGGCGCTGGAGGAGCAGGTGCGGGTCGAGGGCGCGGTGACGCCGCTCCCCGACGCCGAGGCGGACGCCTACTTCCGCTCCCGCCCGCGCGAGAGCCGCCTGGGCGCCTGGGCCTCGCGGCAGAGCGCGCCCCTCGGCGACCGGGCCGAGCTGGAGGCGGCGGTCCGCGCCGTGGAGGCGCGCTTCCCGGGCGACGACCTCCCGCGCCCGCCGTTCTGGGGCGGCTACCTCGTGGCGCCCGAGCGGATCGAGTTCTGGCGCTCCGGGCCGGGCCGGCTGCACCACCGCACGGTCTACGTGCGGCGCGGCGACGGCTGGGAGGTGGGCGCGCTGCAGCCCTGA